GACAAAAACGACAAAATTAGTCGCAGATGCGACAAACGCTCAAACCACAAGACGAGCCGTACCTATTGCTGCGCAGCCTCAGCATCGACTACGCGTCCGGCGCACGGGAACCCGCCCACAGTCATCCGTGGGGCCAGCTGGTGTTCGTTCAGGCCGGCTCATTGCGGCTGCAGGTAGCGGACGGCATCTGGGTGGTGGCGCCCGGTCGGGCCGTGTTGCTGCCCGCGGAGCAAGCCCATTCGCTGGCGATGTACGGACCAGCCAGGCTGCGAACGCTGTACCTGAACCCGGCATGCCTCGATAGCGGTCAGCTCAAGCCATCGGCAATTCGGACACTGGAGGTGTGTGCACTGCTCGGCGAGCTGATTTTACGGGTGTGCGCGGTCGGTTCGCTGGATGAACGGGAGACTCATCACCGGCAGCTTTATGACCTGATCCTGACCGAGCTGAGCTGCGCCAGCTCCGAAGGGCTCTATCTCCGGCTGCCCACCGATCCAAGGGGTGCCCGCCTGGCTGATCTGTTCATGGACGAACAGCACGTCAACGTGCCGCTCCTGGAGCTTTGTCGTGCGGCTGGCGTCACCCGTCGAACCGCCGAGCGTTTGTTTCGCGACAGCACAGGGCTATCCCCGGCACGCTGGCGGCGACGGCACCTGCTGGCTCGCGGGCTGGCGGCGCTGTCGGAAGGTGTTGACGTACAGACGGCGGCTGAGCTGGCGGGCTACCAGTACCGCAGCGCCTTCAGCCAGGCGCTGACACAGGTATTTGGCCTAAGCCCGGGCGCCGTTCGAAAACAACGCGCCTACCAGGCGATGCCGTAATCTTCACCGTAGTCGCTGGCGCCACCCCACAGCGTACCGCTTTCATGATCAAAATAAATGGCGGTAATCGGGCTGTAGGTGCGATCGATCACCTCTACCTGATAGTCCATCTTTTGCAGGTTGGCCCGAACCCAATCCGGCACCTTGCGAGTCAGCTGCAGCCGTCCCGGCTCGGACTGATGCG
The nucleotide sequence above comes from Pseudomonadota bacterium. Encoded proteins:
- a CDS encoding helix-turn-helix transcriptional regulator translates to MRQTLKPQDEPYLLLRSLSIDYASGAREPAHSHPWGQLVFVQAGSLRLQVADGIWVVAPGRAVLLPAEQAHSLAMYGPARLRTLYLNPACLDSGQLKPSAIRTLEVCALLGELILRVCAVGSLDERETHHRQLYDLILTELSCASSEGLYLRLPTDPRGARLADLFMDEQHVNVPLLELCRAAGVTRRTAERLFRDSTGLSPARWRRRHLLARGLAALSEGVDVQTAAELAGYQYRSAFSQALTQVFGLSPGAVRKQRAYQAMP